In a single window of the Bacillus mycoides genome:
- a CDS encoding serine hydrolase domain-containing protein yields MGQNNKGFSETGLRKMRNVLAQHVDSGKIPGLVALVSRNGETHVEALGTMRHDGGAPMRRDTIFRLASTSKPIAVSPVMVLLDECKLHLDDPVDKWLPELADRQVLKQPDGPLEETVPARRPITVRDLLTSTFGLGVDLTLMGSPIMNAFFESGIFDTPGQDMPDPDEFMCRLGALPLSYQPGERWQYHISIEVLGILVARVTGQTFESFLRERIFDPLGMKDTGFYVPELKIDRLPPAFNPDPQTGEFIVWDEGAGGRYSKPPAFQAGGGGLLATIDDYHAYLQMLLNKGMHGTKRILSRPAVQLMTTNRLTPEQQVYRDDLAKNNVHLSFGQGIQGGWGFGMGVRTYLGDYASIGQFGWDGGTGTTAYADPDKQFIGILFTQVGMSTPAPSHLIQDFWTTVYQAIED; encoded by the coding sequence ATGGGACAAAACAATAAAGGCTTTTCTGAAACAGGATTGCGCAAAATGCGCAATGTACTGGCGCAGCATGTCGATTCTGGAAAGATTCCTGGGCTCGTCGCCTTAGTCAGCCGAAACGGGGAGACACACGTCGAAGCGCTTGGAACAATGAGGCATGATGGTGGCGCACCAATGCGTCGGGACACGATCTTTCGATTGGCGTCCACTAGCAAGCCGATCGCAGTTTCACCAGTAATGGTTCTGCTCGACGAGTGCAAACTGCATTTAGACGACCCAGTAGACAAATGGCTGCCCGAACTCGCTGACCGGCAGGTGTTGAAACAGCCCGATGGTCCACTGGAAGAGACCGTCCCAGCACGGCGTCCTATCACTGTACGAGACCTGTTGACCTCCACATTCGGTCTCGGAGTGGATCTCACGTTGATGGGTTCTCCGATCATGAACGCGTTCTTCGAGAGTGGGATATTCGACACGCCAGGGCAGGATATGCCCGATCCAGATGAGTTTATGTGTCGCCTAGGTGCACTTCCGCTAAGCTACCAGCCCGGAGAGCGGTGGCAGTATCATATCAGTATTGAAGTGCTCGGCATTCTTGTTGCCAGGGTCACGGGTCAGACATTCGAGTCGTTCCTGCGCGAACGCATATTCGATCCACTGGGAATGAAGGACACTGGTTTCTACGTGCCTGAGCTCAAGATTGACCGGCTTCCACCTGCCTTCAACCCCGATCCGCAGACAGGTGAGTTCATCGTGTGGGATGAGGGTGCAGGCGGACGTTACAGCAAACCTCCAGCATTTCAAGCAGGCGGTGGTGGGCTGCTCGCAACCATCGACGATTATCACGCGTATTTGCAGATGCTGTTGAACAAAGGGATGCACGGAACCAAACGGATTCTGTCTAGGCCCGCAGTCCAGCTGATGACCACCAACCGTCTTACTCCTGAACAACAAGTATACCGAGACGATTTGGCCAAAAACAACGTCCATTTGTCGTTTGGACAAGGGATACAAGGTGGCTGGGGCTTTGGGATGGGGGTGCGTACCTATCTTGGAGACTACGCGTCTATCGGTCAATTCGGCTGGGATGGCGGAACGGGCACTACAGCTTACGCTGATCCAGACAAACAGTTTATTGGAATTCTGTTCACCCAGGTTGGGATGTCAACTCCGGCCCCATCGCATCTTATCCAAGACTTCTGGACCACGGTCTACCAAGCAATCGAAGACTGA
- a CDS encoding CarD family transcriptional regulator produces MFQIGDNIVYPMHGAGIIEAIEEKEFSGKKQQYYVIKMSISNMQVMIPMGKILSSSIRPVTDILALKHIIHIFQHGESDRLLPWKQRYKVNTDKIKTGEIQEGAEVVRDLIRMKKEKALNTSEKKMLDNAHEFLISELGLIKGITENQIKSFC; encoded by the coding sequence ATGTTTCAAATTGGCGATAACATTGTTTATCCAATGCACGGAGCAGGTATAATTGAAGCCATAGAAGAAAAAGAATTCTCAGGAAAAAAGCAACAGTATTATGTTATAAAAATGTCAATCAGTAATATGCAAGTCATGATTCCTATGGGGAAAATATTAAGTTCGAGTATACGCCCAGTTACTGATATACTTGCATTAAAACACATTATACACATTTTTCAGCATGGAGAATCAGATAGATTATTACCGTGGAAACAAAGGTATAAAGTGAACACGGACAAAATAAAAACGGGTGAAATACAAGAAGGTGCCGAAGTTGTACGTGATTTAATACGTATGAAGAAAGAAAAAGCACTGAATACAAGCGAAAAAAAAATGTTGGATAACGCACATGAATTTTTGATTAGTGAACTAGGATTAATTAAAGGGATCACTGAAAATCAAATAAAAAGTTTCTGTTAA
- a CDS encoding BC1881 family protein has product MKKMLTKELSNELKKREGVISITVEPYEKIEVGGIRVDGPAVILINQE; this is encoded by the coding sequence ATGAAAAAAATGTTAACAAAAGAATTAAGTAATGAATTAAAGAAGCGGGAAGGGGTCATTTCTATTACAGTTGAGCCTTATGAAAAAATCGAAGTTGGTGGAATTCGTGTAGATGGACCAGCTGTTATTCTAATTAATCAAGAATAG
- a CDS encoding ArsR/SmtB family transcription factor produces MNCNDKVMHILENLRPCFQGLGDPTRQQIVSLLIDKDSLNVTQIAENIPMSRPTVSHHLKILKQSGLLQVQKKGTEMYYCLEFNETINLLKELVSLVEDECKN; encoded by the coding sequence ATGAACTGTAATGATAAAGTAATGCATATTTTAGAAAATTTAAGACCATGTTTTCAAGGGTTGGGAGATCCAACTCGTCAGCAAATTGTATCACTTTTAATTGATAAAGATAGCTTGAATGTGACGCAAATTGCGGAGAATATTCCCATGTCAAGACCTACTGTATCTCATCATTTGAAAATATTGAAACAATCAGGGTTACTTCAAGTTCAGAAAAAAGGCACTGAAATGTATTATTGTCTTGAATTTAATGAAACAATAAATCTTTTAAAAGAACTTGTTTCTTTAGTTGAAGATGAATGTAAGAACTAG
- a CDS encoding saccharopine dehydrogenase NADP-binding domain-containing protein: protein MNKKTVLIVGGYGVVGGQIARILHDRHPDLEIRLGGRTLGKALPFESERVKIVKVDNTTDDPLRNLDDNFTLVVNAVNDPQDRLLLSAVRKKIPLVDITRWTERFKSSIDRLKNVEVQSPVVLASGWMGGTAALFSKIYSKDLQEVTVDINALYSLQDKAGPNSTAYMDRLTIPFEVKDREGMRQAYPMTNPIKVRFPNGYITKCYRLDTPDHVTLPESIHAVSTNFRIAFDSKISTYGLVSLVNTGIWKMISGEKFTNLRKNILYKPGRGSAHNIVIHLKGYDATGVLHRRCVNISDPLGQTHLTALGAAVQAENILQTSDIVVLDSKIYFPENLLDLGVNACAILDFYREYGVNITTENI from the coding sequence ATGAATAAAAAAACAGTATTAATTGTTGGTGGGTATGGAGTTGTTGGTGGTCAAATTGCTCGAATTTTACATGATCGACATCCTGATTTGGAAATTAGATTAGGAGGAAGAACCTTAGGGAAAGCGTTACCTTTTGAATCAGAGAGAGTAAAAATAGTCAAGGTAGACAACACAACAGATGATCCCTTAAGAAATTTGGATGATAATTTCACATTAGTTGTTAATGCGGTTAATGATCCTCAAGATAGACTACTCCTATCTGCAGTTCGAAAAAAAATTCCATTGGTTGACATTACTCGTTGGACTGAACGTTTTAAGAGTTCTATTGATCGATTAAAAAATGTTGAGGTGCAATCCCCTGTTGTATTAGCTTCAGGGTGGATGGGGGGGACAGCAGCCCTTTTTTCTAAAATTTATTCAAAAGATCTTCAAGAGGTTACGGTTGATATCAACGCACTATATTCTCTTCAAGACAAAGCAGGACCAAATTCAACAGCGTATATGGACCGGTTAACTATTCCGTTTGAAGTCAAAGATCGAGAGGGAATGCGACAGGCTTATCCAATGACTAATCCAATCAAAGTCCGCTTTCCCAACGGTTATATAACCAAATGTTATCGTTTGGATACTCCCGATCACGTAACCCTGCCAGAATCAATTCATGCTGTTTCGACTAACTTTCGTATTGCTTTTGATAGTAAAATCTCTACATATGGACTGGTTTCTCTGGTGAATACAGGGATTTGGAAAATGATTAGCGGAGAAAAATTTACCAATTTACGGAAAAATATTCTCTATAAACCCGGAAGGGGAAGTGCACATAACATAGTTATTCACCTTAAAGGTTATGATGCTACTGGTGTATTGCATAGACGATGTGTGAACATATCAGATCCGTTAGGACAGACACATCTTACTGCTTTAGGAGCAGCTGTCCAAGCAGAGAATATTCTACAAACATCTGATATTGTGGTTCTGGATTCTAAAATTTACTTTCCAGAAAATCTATTAGATTTGGGTGTGAATGCATGTGCAATTTTAGACTTTTATAGAGAATATGGAGTTAATATTACGACAGAAAATATATAA
- a CDS encoding IS4-like element ISBce2 family transposase, translating to MNMHQKQELSLFAEELYRYMSPATLNQLAIEAGGMKRKRKCHGHHFLSLCVWLNQQIATTSLTQLCSQLETSTGILLSPEGLNRRFNSASVAFFRNVFTTLLQAKIGGSSTISHSLSAYFERIRILDSTTFQVPDRFAATYPGAGGCSHTAGVKIQLEYDLLSGEFSDVKIEPGKRSDQAYGATRMDMTQKNELYIRDLGYFRLQDFKLIQDKEGYYLSRLKLPTKIYRKEFETVVFKTKPAQLRPVYIQIHLEDIMNQLQPGQVYELHDVYVGSKDKLPTRIVVYRCTEEQKQKRLHDRAIREKKKGITYTERTKLLQGITVYMTNIPTEWVPKEKIYDLYSLRWQIELLFKIWKSWFRIHRCKSIKQERLECHLYGQLISILLCSSTMFKMRELLLRKKQKELSEYKAMYIIKDYFLLFHQALHKNTQELSKILLRLFNLLQRNGRKSHRYEKKTVFDILGVVYEYTTSAHQVA from the coding sequence ATGAATATGCATCAAAAACAAGAGCTGTCTTTATTTGCCGAAGAGTTATATCGATATATGTCTCCCGCTACACTTAATCAATTAGCTATAGAAGCAGGTGGAATGAAACGAAAACGTAAGTGCCATGGGCACCATTTTTTATCTTTGTGTGTATGGTTAAATCAACAAATCGCTACAACCTCTCTTACTCAACTTTGTAGTCAATTAGAAACTTCAACAGGAATTTTATTAAGTCCTGAGGGACTGAATCGACGATTTAACTCGGCTTCTGTAGCTTTCTTTCGAAATGTATTTACTACACTTCTACAAGCTAAAATTGGAGGATCATCTACAATTTCTCATTCTCTTTCTGCTTACTTTGAGCGGATTCGCATCCTTGATTCTACAACCTTTCAAGTTCCAGATCGATTCGCAGCTACTTATCCTGGTGCCGGAGGCTGTAGTCATACAGCTGGTGTGAAAATTCAATTAGAGTATGACTTGTTGAGTGGAGAGTTTTCTGATGTGAAAATTGAACCAGGAAAACGAAGTGATCAGGCATATGGGGCGACTCGAATGGACATGACACAAAAGAATGAACTATATATTCGTGACTTAGGGTATTTTCGTTTACAAGACTTTAAATTGATCCAAGATAAGGAAGGGTATTATTTATCGCGTCTTAAATTACCAACTAAAATATATAGAAAAGAATTCGAAACAGTGGTATTTAAAACAAAACCTGCTCAATTGAGACCGGTATATATACAAATTCATTTGGAAGACATCATGAACCAATTACAACCTGGCCAAGTGTATGAATTACATGATGTATATGTAGGGAGCAAAGACAAACTACCCACTCGCATTGTGGTTTATAGATGTACAGAGGAGCAAAAACAGAAACGTCTACATGATCGAGCTATTCGTGAAAAGAAAAAAGGGATTACATATACAGAGCGTACGAAACTTTTACAAGGAATTACGGTATATATGACAAACATTCCTACGGAATGGGTACCGAAAGAGAAAATCTATGATTTATATTCACTGCGTTGGCAAATTGAGCTGTTATTTAAAATATGGAAATCTTGGTTTCGAATTCATCGTTGTAAATCTATTAAACAAGAGCGATTAGAATGCCACCTTTATGGACAACTCATTAGTATCCTATTATGTTCTTCTACTATGTTTAAAATGAGAGAACTCCTGTTACGTAAGAAACAGAAAGAACTAAGTGAATATAAAGCGATGTACATAATTAAAGATTATTTCTTACTTTTTCATCAAGCATTACATAAAAACACCCAAGAATTATCAAAGATTCTCCTTCGTCTGTTTAACCTCCTACAGCGAAACGGACGAAAATCTCACAGATATGAGAAAAAAACAGTCTTTGATATTTTAGGTGTTGTGTATGAGTATACCACTTCTGCCCATCAGGTAGCATAG
- a CDS encoding cupredoxin domain-containing protein — MSVKKLLTGLIISLAMIVVMTTLGSLRVFAESDVVRQPIEVELNDDYFNPSIITVPVGKTTTLLLKNKGNREHTFTVKKLGIDAEVPSGKEITITVKPETPGTYELICRFHYLKGMDGKVIVQ; from the coding sequence ATGTCTGTGAAAAAGCTATTAACTGGATTAATCATTTCACTTGCGATGATTGTAGTTATGACTACTTTAGGTTCGCTCCGTGTATTTGCCGAATCCGACGTTGTGAGACAGCCTATTGAGGTTGAATTGAATGATGATTACTTTAATCCGAGTATCATCACTGTTCCGGTTGGGAAAACGACGACGTTGCTATTGAAAAACAAAGGAAATAGAGAACATACCTTCACAGTGAAAAAACTCGGAATTGACGCCGAAGTCCCGTCAGGAAAAGAAATAACAATTACCGTAAAACCTGAAACTCCCGGTACATATGAACTAATATGTCGGTTCCACTACTTGAAAGGAATGGATGGAAAAGTAATAGTCCAATAA
- a CDS encoding serine hydrolase domain-containing protein, producing MNVKKSPLLLLLLVLLFVVTGLGFTFFKNNKTTPTKANVTKENWLDDPYLRWSYTHMKEFTLINEVKNIPDQVAPFPTALQNLDDFAVERRFGNTTPLKKLLDENKTDAFVVVHNGQLVYERYFNGYNESEPHGMASLAKVFTGAIIQSLAEENLIDVEKTADTYIKELKNTPFGKATLQQLMDMQVSAEYPTHGYMQLGLENQDAQLYLASNILPRGKNYEGPMKIYDMLLEAEETAPPGSAFSYNNGSTETLAWIIRTITGKSLAENVSERIWSQIGMEENAYYVTDETKVEQASAGLNATARDMARFGQLLLNNGQYDGKQIVPSSITESVKNVQEGELAIGRGASISYHNQWWIPHNEQGAFEVLGSYGQTLYIDPKASMVIVHFSSNAAPSNEIHSVYSDMYIDIAHHLEKLPQ from the coding sequence ATGAATGTAAAGAAATCTCCCCTGCTATTACTGTTACTAGTATTACTATTCGTAGTTACAGGGCTTGGGTTTACTTTTTTTAAAAATAATAAAACGACCCCCACTAAAGCAAATGTCACAAAAGAAAACTGGTTGGACGATCCTTACTTACGCTGGTCGTATACACATATGAAAGAATTCACTTTAATAAATGAAGTAAAAAACATCCCTGACCAAGTTGCTCCCTTCCCTACCGCGTTACAAAACTTAGACGATTTTGCTGTGGAGCGTAGATTTGGAAATACGACTCCTCTAAAAAAACTTTTAGACGAAAACAAAACAGATGCTTTTGTCGTTGTACATAATGGTCAACTTGTTTATGAACGATATTTCAATGGATATAACGAGAGTGAACCTCATGGAATGGCATCATTAGCAAAGGTGTTTACTGGTGCAATCATACAATCTCTCGCTGAAGAAAATCTTATTGATGTAGAGAAAACAGCTGACACTTACATAAAAGAATTAAAAAATACACCGTTTGGAAAAGCAACACTTCAGCAATTAATGGACATGCAAGTTTCCGCTGAATACCCTACTCACGGATATATGCAGCTAGGACTAGAAAATCAAGATGCACAACTATATTTAGCTAGTAATATTTTACCCCGAGGTAAAAATTACGAGGGGCCTATGAAAATTTATGATATGTTACTAGAAGCAGAAGAAACTGCACCACCTGGTTCAGCTTTTTCTTACAATAACGGATCAACTGAAACACTCGCTTGGATTATCCGAACGATTACAGGGAAATCGTTAGCTGAAAATGTAAGCGAACGAATTTGGTCTCAAATTGGTATGGAAGAAAACGCGTATTACGTTACAGATGAAACAAAAGTAGAACAAGCAAGCGCTGGTTTAAATGCAACTGCTAGAGATATGGCGAGGTTCGGACAATTACTATTAAATAATGGTCAATATGACGGAAAACAAATCGTCCCTTCTTCTATTACAGAAAGTGTGAAAAATGTACAAGAAGGTGAGCTCGCAATTGGTCGTGGTGCTTCCATTTCTTATCATAATCAATGGTGGATTCCGCACAATGAACAAGGTGCTTTCGAAGTGTTAGGCAGTTACGGACAAACCCTTTACATCGACCCGAAAGCAAGTATGGTAATCGTCCACTTCTCTTCTAACGCTGCGCCTAGTAATGAAATCCATTCGGTTTATTCCGATATGTATATTGATATTGCACATCATTTGGAGAAGCTTCCACAGTAG
- a CDS encoding MFS transporter gives MQSEKLWTKDFLGTCFSSLFLFLTFYMLMTTLPVYVIDSLKGKPEEIGLVATVFLISSVLCRPFTGKWLDDLGRKKILFISLSLFLAATVMYFGTQSLFLLLALRFLHGIGFGMATTATGTIVTDVAPAHRRGEALAYYGVFMSLPMVIGPFLGLTIISHFSFTVLFIVCSVFSLLAFLLGLLVNIPHEAPVNKQKREKMKWKDLIEPSSIPIALTGFVLAFSYSGILSFIPIYAKELGLSEIASYFFILYALVVVISRPFTGKIFDRFGENVLIYPAIIIFTIGMFILSQAQTSFWFLGAGMLIGLGYGTLIPSFQTIAISAAPNHRRGSATATYYSFFDSGIGFGSFILGIVAAKSSYHNMYFIAAIIVAFTLLLYYGLHGRKQKFKKQSTDGQISA, from the coding sequence ATGCAAAGTGAAAAACTTTGGACGAAGGATTTCCTCGGAACTTGTTTTAGTAGTCTGTTTCTCTTTTTAACATTTTACATGCTTATGACTACTCTGCCTGTCTATGTTATAGACAGCCTAAAAGGAAAACCTGAGGAAATTGGTTTAGTTGCAACTGTTTTTCTTATTTCATCTGTTTTATGTAGACCATTCACAGGAAAATGGCTCGATGATTTAGGAAGAAAGAAAATATTATTTATTTCACTTTCACTATTTTTAGCCGCTACTGTTATGTATTTCGGTACGCAAAGTTTATTTTTATTACTTGCCCTTCGCTTCTTACATGGTATTGGATTCGGAATGGCAACAACAGCAACTGGAACAATTGTAACTGATGTAGCACCAGCTCATAGACGCGGCGAAGCACTTGCTTATTACGGCGTATTTATGAGTCTACCGATGGTAATTGGTCCTTTTTTAGGTTTAACAATTATTTCTCATTTTTCATTTACTGTACTATTTATCGTTTGTTCAGTATTTTCATTACTCGCATTTTTATTAGGATTACTAGTCAATATTCCGCATGAAGCACCAGTAAACAAACAAAAACGAGAAAAAATGAAATGGAAAGACTTAATTGAACCATCTTCTATTCCAATCGCTCTAACAGGATTTGTTTTAGCCTTTTCTTATAGTGGCATTTTATCCTTTATTCCTATTTATGCGAAAGAACTCGGTTTAAGCGAAATTGCAAGTTACTTCTTTATTTTATACGCACTTGTTGTGGTCATTTCTCGTCCATTTACAGGGAAAATATTTGATCGTTTCGGTGAAAATGTACTTATTTATCCCGCTATTATTATTTTCACAATTGGGATGTTCATTTTAAGCCAAGCGCAAACTTCATTTTGGTTCCTTGGCGCAGGTATGTTAATCGGTTTAGGATACGGAACATTAATTCCAAGTTTCCAAACGATTGCAATTTCTGCCGCTCCAAACCATCGACGTGGTTCTGCGACAGCTACTTACTACTCGTTCTTTGATAGTGGCATTGGCTTCGGTTCTTTCATTTTAGGTATAGTCGCTGCCAAATCAAGTTATCATAATATGTATTTTATCGCAGCTATTATCGTTGCGTTCACTTTACTTCTATATTATGGATTACACGGACGAAAACAAAAATTCAAGAAACAAAGTACAGACGGACAAATATCTGCTTAA
- a CDS encoding MarR family winged helix-turn-helix transcriptional regulator yields the protein MDEKQHFFHIVSQTSRKFTKKFNERVSPTGLFSAQWAVIFRINQTGSCTQTELCQYLNVESPTMTRTLTRMETMGWIIRTEGKDRREKLISLSDTALKMIPLWQEEVDSFEEKTLEGIKEEDLHEAFQLLQQIIKNLDH from the coding sequence ATGGACGAAAAACAACATTTTTTCCACATTGTCAGTCAAACTTCTCGTAAGTTTACGAAGAAATTTAATGAACGTGTATCTCCAACAGGATTATTTAGTGCGCAATGGGCTGTTATTTTCCGCATTAATCAAACTGGATCTTGTACCCAAACAGAATTATGTCAGTATTTAAATGTTGAATCACCAACGATGACTCGTACGTTAACACGTATGGAAACGATGGGCTGGATTATTCGTACTGAAGGAAAAGATCGCCGTGAAAAGTTGATTTCATTATCTGATACTGCACTAAAAATGATTCCACTATGGCAAGAAGAAGTTGATTCCTTTGAAGAAAAGACGCTAGAAGGTATTAAAGAAGAAGACTTACATGAAGCTTTTCAATTGTTACAACAAATTATCAAAAATTTAGATCATTAA
- a CDS encoding alpha/beta fold hydrolase, whose product MGELVMIKPATMEFVSLSNGETIAYQEVGRQNTEILVLIHGNMTSSQHWDLVIEKLQDQYHIYALDLRGFGQSTYNQSIDSLQDFARDVKLFIDQLKLEKFSLMGWSMGGGVAMQFTANHPTFVEKLILVESVGMKGYPIFKKDINGQPIVSSLVKTKEEIAQDPVQIAPVLDAIKNMNKLYYRTVWNLLIYTHNQPEPDRYEKYLDDMLTQRNFVDVNYALITFNISDEHNGVVEGNKQIHHIKAPTLVIQGDRDYVVPQVVGEELAKHLPNAELKILEDCGHSPFIDCLDVFIKHVEDWLDNK is encoded by the coding sequence ATGGGGGAACTTGTGATGATTAAGCCTGCAACAATGGAGTTTGTTTCACTATCGAACGGAGAAACGATTGCGTATCAGGAAGTTGGAAGGCAAAATACAGAAATTCTTGTACTCATTCACGGGAACATGACATCGTCACAACACTGGGATTTAGTTATTGAAAAGTTGCAAGATCAATACCATATTTACGCTCTTGATTTAAGAGGATTTGGCCAATCAACATATAATCAATCGATAGATTCTTTACAAGACTTTGCAAGAGATGTAAAACTATTTATCGATCAATTAAAACTAGAAAAATTTTCATTAATGGGCTGGTCAATGGGCGGTGGTGTTGCGATGCAATTTACAGCGAATCATCCAACATTTGTCGAAAAGTTGATTTTAGTAGAATCAGTGGGAATGAAGGGATATCCAATTTTTAAAAAAGATATTAACGGGCAACCGATCGTATCAAGTTTAGTAAAGACGAAAGAAGAAATCGCGCAAGATCCCGTACAAATTGCTCCAGTGCTAGATGCGATAAAAAATATGAATAAATTATATTACCGTACAGTATGGAATCTATTAATATATACACATAATCAACCTGAACCGGATCGTTATGAAAAGTATTTAGATGATATGTTAACGCAACGTAATTTCGTAGATGTGAATTATGCGCTCATTACATTTAATATTTCGGATGAACATAACGGGGTTGTAGAGGGGAATAAGCAAATTCATCATATTAAAGCTCCAACACTCGTCATACAAGGTGACAGAGATTACGTCGTACCGCAAGTAGTCGGTGAGGAATTAGCAAAACATTTGCCAAATGCAGAGTTGAAGATATTAGAAGATTGCGGACACTCACCGTTTATAGATTGTTTAGATGTGTTTATAAAACATGTAGAGGATTGGTTAGACAATAAATAA
- a CDS encoding MFS transporter, which translates to MSMRFTFWIMVGIVAISGLSQGMLLPAIAMIFEQEGVSSSINGIHATALYIGILVISPFLEKPMQKFGMKPIIVIGGFLVIISLFFFTQTFSFWVWFVLRFLVGVGDHMLHVGTQTWITTTSDPSKIGRQVSIYGVFFGIGFAVGPYLASTVQYGLATPFIVSTILCLIGWLLLLPTKNAFPAQDEAKTESESSFSRYKQVVGLAWIALIGPLAYGVLEAMLNSNLPVYALRKGWSVSEVSFLLPAFAVGGIITQIPLGILSDKYGRDRILTWTFSVSTGIFLLAAVFDQYYWIVFACMLIAGMVIGSCFSLGLGFMTDLLPRHLLPAGNILSGIAFSIGSIMGPVLGGVFIEKIQYTSFFIAVMIIMGILAMVYMVYMKNQFASRKIESRLGHDKTT; encoded by the coding sequence ATGTCGATGCGTTTTACTTTTTGGATTATGGTTGGAATTGTAGCAATCTCAGGTTTGTCACAAGGGATGCTTTTACCTGCCATTGCAATGATTTTTGAACAAGAAGGGGTTAGTTCAAGTATTAACGGTATTCATGCGACGGCATTATATATTGGGATATTAGTTATTTCACCGTTTCTTGAAAAACCGATGCAAAAGTTTGGAATGAAGCCAATTATCGTTATTGGTGGGTTTCTCGTTATTATTTCATTATTCTTTTTTACACAAACTTTTTCATTTTGGGTATGGTTCGTTCTTAGATTTCTAGTTGGAGTCGGAGATCATATGCTTCATGTCGGAACACAAACATGGATTACGACAACATCAGACCCGAGTAAAATAGGTAGACAAGTATCGATATACGGTGTATTCTTCGGAATTGGTTTCGCAGTTGGCCCGTATTTAGCAAGCACTGTTCAGTACGGTCTTGCAACACCATTTATCGTATCTACTATACTTTGCTTAATAGGATGGCTTTTACTACTACCAACGAAAAATGCATTTCCAGCACAAGATGAGGCAAAAACTGAAAGTGAATCATCCTTTTCTCGTTATAAACAAGTCGTTGGATTAGCTTGGATTGCGCTAATTGGTCCGCTCGCATACGGCGTACTTGAAGCGATGTTAAATAGTAACTTACCAGTATACGCGCTTCGTAAAGGATGGTCTGTATCGGAAGTTTCCTTCTTATTACCAGCATTCGCAGTTGGAGGTATTATTACACAAATCCCGCTCGGTATATTAAGTGATAAATACGGAAGAGACCGTATTTTAACGTGGACGTTCAGTGTAAGTACGGGCATTTTCCTACTTGCAGCAGTATTTGATCAATATTACTGGATCGTCTTTGCATGTATGCTTATAGCAGGTATGGTCATTGGCTCGTGCTTCTCACTAGGGCTTGGATTTATGACAGATTTATTACCGAGACACTTACTACCAGCGGGTAATATATTATCCGGAATCGCCTTTAGTATAGGAAGTATTATGGGACCTGTATTAGGAGGCGTATTTATAGAAAAAATACAGTATACAAGCTTTTTTATTGCGGTTATGATTATAATGGGAATTCTCGCAATGGTATATATGGTCTACATGAAGAATCAATTCGCATCAAGAAAAATAGAAAGTAGGTTAGGGCATGACAAAACAACCTAA
- a CDS encoding NETI motif-containing protein: protein MTKQPNKKKFEVLENETITDCLARMEQEGYAPSRRMEEPIFHEVKKNGKTEVEPCGRKIVFEGKLK from the coding sequence ATGACAAAACAACCTAATAAAAAGAAATTTGAAGTACTCGAAAACGAAACAATTACAGACTGCTTAGCGCGTATGGAACAAGAAGGATATGCACCGTCTCGTCGCATGGAAGAACCAATCTTTCATGAAGTGAAGAAAAACGGCAAAACAGAAGTTGAACCATGCGGTAGAAAAATTGTTTTTGAGGGGAAATTGAAGTAA